GTGTGAACTTACTGTGTGAATGTCTAAATTTGTACTTCCCAAGAATCGTGTTATGTTGATATGTCTTCATCAAGTGGTAATTTCTCGGGTTCATGCGGACATGTGTGCAATGACCAGACTTGTGTTTTGAGAACAAGTTTGAGTTTGTACAATTTTGGGAGGAGGTTCTTGGGTTGTAGCCGTTATAAGGTTGGTCCTAAGtgtcctttctttgtttggattgataaCCCAATCTGTCCTCGTGGGAATGAAATTGCACCTTTGGCTCTAGAGAAGATGTCTAGGCTTCAGAGTGCTCTCCAACTTGCCAATGAGAGGGAAAGGACAGCTCTGGAAACGGCAAAAGAAGCTAGGCAAATGGCAGAAAAGGCTCTTGAAGAGGAAGCCAAAGcgaaggagagggagagaaaggctcGAGCTGTCTGTGCACAAGCTAAGGAAAAAGCCATGTTTGCTGAAGAGAAGCAAAGAATGTGTAagtctgcatgcattttgtcatggatcttttttgttattgttatgttgttgtgttttggctCAATTGAGTTCTTTGGAGTGAAGAGACCTAGATTGTTGTCCTGAAGTAGTTAATTGGTTAGTAGAGATAGTTATGGCAATGGTGTTAATGAATTTGCATTGTAATAGCACTAGCCTACTGATGTAATGTTTTGATGTgtcaatgaatgaagaattggTCAATTATTGAGTATTTTGTGCATATCATAAAAACCATTCAATGGAAGAAATATTGGTCATGCCACTAGTCTGTGGGCATATAATGAAAGAAGTATTGGTCAATTATCAATGACTtgtgcataccataacaaccattccacaataaaaacttccatacactatattggaaaaatatacttggacacaatctgtagtagtaataaataaacttccatataattTGGCTGTacataccataacaaccattccacaataaaaactttcatacactatattggaaaaatatacttggacacaatctgtagtagcaataaataaactttcatatAATCTAGTTTGGACAAATATTGTTCCATACAAACTGTAATACCACAACTTCTATATAACAACCTGGAGTGTATTGtaccttaattacaaaaaatcaCATTCCAAGGCCagctacatatatatatatatatatatatatacacatctatacacatacatataattgcTCAAAACAAGGTgattgttttttacactaattgatAATTACAAAAAGCCAACATTGGTcttcacaaaaaaacaaaaaggcccACATGTTCCCACTAGCTTTACTCCCAATGCTGGCATGTGTACCCACTAGCTTCATTCATTTCTTGCCATTACTCTTTCCTCTTTCCACCCACTGAATTCATTTTTGGTGGCCTTTGTGCAGCAAGCTGTCCTCTAGTCCTCTCACCACCAGTACTCCTATTTGCATGTGAaggctacaaaataaaaaatagatccacttgttaaaaaatatccCAGTCTACACAACCATCCAGGAAAGAGAAAGAGGCTACTCAACTAAGTTACCTGTGAAGAACTTGGTAAGGTATCCCAAGTCTCCCTAGGTGTGTGAAACTCTAGTTGTGAGGAAGAGAACCATCCTGCTCTCCTGTGAGATGGCCTAGGTTGATTTCCTTGCTGTGAGGATGAAGGCTGAGTGGCAGACATTATGTTGTAGGTCTGGGTAGGTTGCTGGTATGATGGCTGGGGTGCAGGCTGAGGTGCAGATCTAGGTGCAGGCACCCCTCCCCTTGCCTGCAACAAAACCCAGTTTCAATACAGTGTTTATTGTaagtttaaaaacaagttttttttttttttttttttgccatttaaatcctaattacttacagctttttctctttgaagtcTCTGTCTCCTCTGCCATGGTGTCTCCCCAGTGATGCCAGCCTTGCACCCTCTTGAGTTATGCCCTTCCTTTTTGCATTTCCCACATCTTACGGGTTTGTTCAGCCTACTTGCTTTGTGAGGGTTCCTAGGCTCATCAGAAGTCCTCTTTCTTTACTTGGGTGGTCTGCCTGGTGGTTTGTATATGTGAGGTGCCAGGGGAGTAGGTTGTCCAGTCTCAGCCCATTCTGACTGGCCACGCATGGAAGGAAGTACCTCCTTGTATATCTCcatgtaagtttctttgaagtagCATGGGTGGGTATAGTCTTCTGGTGTCTCAATGTTTGTATAAATGGCTGTTATGGCATGTTTGCAAGGAATGCCATTTAAATCTCAAGACCTACAGCTACATGTTTTCTTCACCAAATCAACTACATGCCTCTCATACTGACTGCCTACCTCATAAAGGAAACTGCCAGCTGGGGTAGCACTAAATGACTGACTTTCAACCTTCAATTTCTCCAACCTATCTTGTATGCTTGGATACAACTTTCCAGCATACTTCTGTATCCCTTTCCTTTTTGTGTAAAACCTAGTCATAAGTCTAACCCTAATCCACTCCAACATTGCAAAGATAGGCTTGTCCCTAGACTTCAATATCATTGCATTAAAAGACCCACTCAAATTATTTACCAAACAATCTGTTAAGGCCCTGGGAGTAAAGTGTGACCTTGTCCACTGTGCAGGTGCAATGTTTGCAAGATACTCATATGCCTTTTCATCAAAATCCCTTATGTACTGCATGCATCTCTCAAACTCCCTTACTGTTGTGGCAGCAGCACACCTCCACAATGCATCCTTCAGCTCCAATCTCTTGtgatcaattttgaaattattgtagATGTGTTTCACACAGTATCTATGCTCCACAGTAGGGAACAGTGTCTCTATTGTAAGTATAAGCCCCTGCaaataagcaaacaaacaaaaaaaacaagttagttCAGCAAACAAAGTAAACTATTCAAGTgtaactaaacaaaacaaaacttgcatACCTTTTGCCTATCAGAAATGAAGACCAACTGAAACTCTtctggcctccctatatcatcagcaaaaatttccaaaaaccatatccaagACTCTCTAGTTTTTTGTTCCACAACAACCATGGCTATTGGAAAAATGTTGTCATTTGCATCATTGGCAGTGGCAGATAAGATTTGCCCACCAAATCTGTGCTTTATATGACAACCATCTAAACCTATAAATGGCTTGCATCCACCTAAAAATCCTACCTTCTGAGCATTGAACCTAACATACATCTTCTTAAATTTTGGCTGGGAAGTCTCATCAGCCATTTCTATCTGCAGTATAACCCTACTCCCCTTGTCTACAGTGGTTATCATTTGTGCATAGTCCCTAAGGACACCATATTGCAGTTGCTCATCTCCATTTATCAAATTCTTTGCCTTTCTCTTTAACCTATACACTTGGTTTATACTTAGGTCAACAGATAAATTTTGCATCACATGGTTGTGTACACCACTCACCtcccaatttggatttttgctaaaatcctcAATGAACCTCTTAGCAACATAAGCTGATGTTGCTTGGCTGTTTTTAAAAGACTTGGGGCAAGTACAGTCATCAATCAATGTcttaatttgaaatgttagcTCTCCACTTATTTGAGATGCATAACATCTCCACCCATACCCATTCTTGCAGTGAACTGATATCTTGGTCCTCTCATTAAACTTGAATTTGATGTCAATAGGTTTTTTGATTGTATATTCCCTCAAAGCAGCTCTGAACACCTTTGCATTAGGGaacttcatctccttcttcaGTACAACATTTCTCATGTCACTCTACTTGCTCAGGTACCTGCTCATCATCAGACCCATCCATGCTTACCAGGTCATCCTCAAGGGCTGGCTTAGCCCACTCAGGGTCTGCATGGAAtgcattgcttgattctggggctgtgtggggtgcattgcttgattctgggGCTATATTGGGAGCAGAACCTTGTGGAGCTGAGTTTTGAGCAGTAAATATATCATCGCCAAAGTCATCCCCCTCTAGGCCTTCATTTAgccaatcatcatcatctccttcaACATTCTGTTCTTCATCTCTTGCATCAATCTCAACAtcctcaacatcttcttcatcatcattctcatcatcttcatcataaTCACTATCCAAATCTATTTCAACCTTTGCTGCATCACCACCTACACCATCTGCCACTCCCCCTCCATCAAGATACTCAACTGCCAGTGGCTCCACATCTATGTCAGTatagattatgatttttttagcaGGCCATGTCCTATGAAGGGTAGTCATGTTTAGGACATTTGCATCTGTTTCTATGTCTCTTAAATCATGCTGTAGATCACCTTCAGGAAGTAAATACTTATATCTACTGTGTTCTTTAGGGGCACCAACTAGATGGCATAAATCCCAAATTTCAAGGTAACTCAACTTGTCAGGGTCAATCTCTGTCAGTAAACGTACAGACCTACCCACATATTGTATGGTTGACTCCTCCACAAAACATCTCCCAACATGAATTTCAATGTCAAATGTGAAGTCAACCATCTGCAATTAAAATAAGTAGTTTGTTTACACACTGACATGCAGAAAATGACAATAAGCCAAAAGAGACAACAACACACGGACAAAGGACCACATAAAGCATATGCAAAACTAGATTCCCAACAAATTCATAGGGACCAACACTACCCACAGTTCACAAACAAGTGCAATCATTGACAAATAAACTTGATTCTTTCAGGTATATGCATTATATAAACAACCATAGCAGTACATTAGCTACATCCTAAGCGATTCTACATATAAATTGCAAAATGCacatttaacatacaaaaaaaagatttaatgtGCAAATGAACAGCAAAACCTAACTACATGGGTGGGTCACGATAAAAAAACGACATCAAGAACCCAAATGCAGATGAACAGCAGTCACACATACCTTGCCTAACTTCGATGATGCAAAAAaagtgttttctctctctccagacgctccaaaccacgaagaacaagCTGATCGCACCTTGGGTCTCTCTCTCGaaaagtgtttgagttttgggtgttttgattcgcattatgttctgttttggggttaaaaggtatttttgtaacggcagagaccaaggtgggttacggagagtgATGGAAACACACCTcaagtgggttaagtgatacttttcaaaccacgggtaggcaaagtgattttcacccaaatcacaggtgggttatgtgtaattatcccttaatatttaaatttgaattccGTCTATACTAAATATAAACTTATTGGTGTTTCCACTTGATAATACAAATAAAACTATGACGTACCAAgcttataattttcaaattctattattattattaattaaaaaaaaaaaaaagagttttcttttctgttggagTACTACTCTATTTACTAGGTGAAAATGACTAATGCAGGATATATGTTCTATAATTATATGTCTTAGTTTGAAGGAATTGGGGTTCATGactttgttttacttttatcaGTTCTTTTGATACAAACAAAATATGAGGGTAGATTGGTCATTTGATAAAAGTCAAAGCAAGGGTAtattagaaagagaaaaaagaatcaattaactgattttttttcttttaggaaGATTACTGAATTAATTAAGTGATGATTTGTCCACAATGTGTATAATAATATCATTAGATGACAAGTAGAAACAAACACCTGCGAATGAGCCTGTGATACTCTTAAAGACCAAATTGCTTATAGAAAACTCCGACCTCCAATCCATAAATTAACATTCAAACAATAAGAACATGTAGACGAGCTCTCCACTACCTTATAGAGCTAAAACAgatccttctttctttttctttttttgtctccCTTCTTTAAATCACCACCCCTATATCTCAACCCTCCTTAATTATTCTATTGTGGACAATTTGCAATGGAGATCCAGTTCCAACAACAAAGGACTACACAGCATAAAAAAGCAGGCATTCCCATCAGCAAAGATAGCAAGTTCAAGGTAAGGAACAGAAGCACTAGTAACACAAACAAGTTTGTTGGAGTGAGGCAAAGGCCTTCTGGGAGATGGGTAGCTGAGATTAAAGACACCACACAGAAGATAAGGATGTGGCTTGGCACATTTGAGACCGCTGAAGAGGCTGCCCGAGCTTATGATGAAGCCGCTTGCCTTCTTCGCGGATCAAATACTCGCACCAACTTCATTACCCATGTGTCTTTGGATTCTCCTCTCGCCTGTAGGATTCGAAATCtcctcaaaaacaaaaagggagCCATAGAACAACAGGTTAATGTTGATGCCTCTAGTACTAGTAGTACTCCCACTGTTACTCCCACTATTAGTACTTCTACTAGTACTTGTAGTAGTTCCACTACTTCCACAAGCAACTGTGTTAACTCTCTTTCCAATCAAGATTTCCGGTTGTTTGATGATGCATACAAACCAGATTTAAGCAACTGCAGAGAGGAATTTGAGTTGGGTTCTTCTCAATCTGATCCTTCATGCGGTTTCGGACTTGGGTTTGATCGATTTTTGTTTACTCAAGAAGCGTTGGATTTGCCAAAGAATTTAACTTTGCCTGACACAGACACAGCCGAGTTGGAGATTTCGGAATTTGAAAGGATGAAAGTTGAAAGACAGATATCAGCTTCGCTATATGCAATGAATGGGGTGCATGAGTATATGGAAGCTGTTCATGATTCTGCTGAAGAGTTATGGGATCTTCCACCATCATGTTCATTGTTCAGCTAAATTTGATCGTTTTAATGGCCTTTAAAAGATATTGTTCTTGCTTATTACTagccttctttttctttttttgtgtttccttTAATTTAATCCCATGAAATGGGGTATGGTTGGGGATGGGATGCAAGATtacataaaaagaaatttagttataacttataaaagATGAAATTTATGTTTGTCAgacttgtaattttttgttttgaaaataccGACAGAAAAAACGCATAGAGATGTTAGACCTATAAAGTCTAATGATTTGGACAGGCCTTCTCGATCTTCACTCtctatataaactataaagtctAACTAATCATATtcatttattagtattttttttttttttttttttgggggtgaaTATTCAAAGTCACCATCATGTtgattaaatttaaatgttCTCTTACTTCCTAATGTTTGAAATCTCTCTATACGCCAAAAGATCAACTAGGTAGCACATTCTAATATTATTAAAAGTGACATCAAAGATTTTAAATTCCtctctcctaaaaaaaaataaataaggaattCTCAGGGAAGTGCACACAGATGTCATCAATTTCTTGTACccattattaaaaacaaattgcATCCTCTTACAGCTCAAATaaggaattttcaattttcgagGGCCCTACACTCTCTAGCCAGCAACTGCAAAGTTGCGGTTAGATATGGCAAAACAGGTTAGAATTTTCTGACCTGACCCGACTTGAGAAATACTTGAcccaaatctgatttttttgaCCCAAAGTAAAatgggttgacccgtgacccgacttGTGTTTTTTGCAGGTCAACCTGACCCGCGACTCGACCCAAACCCgaatcatttttaatttttttttttggtaaaaaaaataataaaattaagacaatattggtttaattgtttgttctgagatttaaggaaacaattgagacatttacataacagtatgcaaattaattgaaagataaatgattgagcattctgtaatgagtaaagatttttagatatcaaatagtaaagtacatgccaagataatctgaTTACAGTACAgttaaaaacatagatttaaaattgtagacatgtgtgaaaaatattcataagtgtgaaaatagtgaagccaaagtatcaaattaacataaattatgaatgcttagacctttttttaacaatttatgtccaaaataaacagcttttcaaaataaattatgatatttcctagagtgtgtgtgttgcttaacaatgatatgatattcataaaagagactatgtataaataagtaaacaattaaactttaatatatatctcaaattaaaatagagtgccaaccacaattgaaaatagattataaaattaattttcaagattgtaaatttcttatatgtttttattatttgtcaaatgaattatccaataagtcatttgtaattttgttttatattttgggatgttgatattgtgtagaaataaaacttgtgtatttgttttacttatctttgtgttattttgttttacatagcaatgttaggatttgtataattttaaaattattgaataagtattaataagtatAATTCATTCTTaatataagtggtgaattcaaagtagtgcattttacatcaagtaatttgttgcatgatTTTCTAAAAGACAAATACATGtcgttttcttttaaaaaaaaaaatcatgtgaaaaataagggtcaacccgacccgacccgcaacctgattgacccgaacccgaacccgtTTTTAACCCGTTTAAAGTGACCCGTGTTTGACCTGCAACCCAATTGACCcaacccaaacccgacccgacccgcccgttttgccatgtctagttgCGGTCctttcaatgtaaaatatttaagGTATGCAGTTGCTCTTCCTTTgagtgataataataataataataataaagataaattgcaaattacacctctAAAGTTTAGATTCAGATCCTCTAAATTTTCTAGAGCATTCTACcaatagatttccttaaattttaacCATTCTTTTATGACTAAAGAGTCTAAATTCTGTCATGTCAGCATTCTActaacaatactcttaaaataatataataatattacaaaaaaaaacaattaagattattgttagtggaatgctgacatggcaaaatctaggccattaaatcattaaaaatggTTGATTTAAGTAAATTTATTTAGTAAAGTACCTTAGAAAATCTAGAGGATCTAAATCTAACTAGCTAAAAGATCGAGTATACTGATGCAATATTAACATaataagatattattattattattattattattattattattattattattattattattgtaagagCACAGGTTCTGGTGGCCTAAACCTGCCTAGATTGGTGAAATTGGTACTACCTGACTTGGCCCAAACCAATAGATATTTGTAAAGAGAGTGGGATGAAACAAGTTGGGCTTCACCCAAGGACACAGATAAAGAAGAAGTAAGTGAAAGTTAATGGCTAAGTATATTGATAATTCTTTACAAATTTGCCCGAGGACAGTGTTCTTGTGCAACTACACTGTTCTCTTTTTCTCAGTCACTGTTCTAGCTCTAATCTTTTTCCCTTcaccttttctccttttttatcTGGAAGTTCCTTTCCTTTATATATTCTTAGGCTTCTTGCATCCTAGCCCTCCATCTACAATCCTCCCAACCCTTATTAGGACACTTGTCCCATTAGACGTTTAGTGAAGGTGGTAGAAGGATGCACTTAGTTGTGGATCTATTGttcaggtcacttcctcattagTGTAGCTGATAAAACTATTGCTAGCCATTTAATGCAAAGGAGTAGGTGCGACTTTACAAGAGATCTCCAAAAAATATCCTGTTTCTCCCTTGAGGCACCCCTCTCACCCTTATATTTCCAAAAGATGTTCTGTCTCTTCCCAACTTCTCCTCAGGCAAGCCCACTCCTTGGGCTATAAATGCTCTTACATGAGGAACGAATGAAGGCTACAATTGTGCAACCCTTCCTCGATCCTTAagtccccacaatagccccctAAAATCTTGCTATTGCCTCTAAGGCAACATGTAAGGTTTTAGTAATACTACCCCAACTAATACGTGCCAAACGCTTTCCCATGTGGTAATGTCTTTTCACCTGTTCTTAGCACGATCCTGACGCTTTTGTATCCACAATGCGTCATTTATTATGTCAGGCAGCTACTTGTCTACCCACATTCCACAGTGAGATGGTGATCCTATAGTCCTTATTTACCCTAATTTATGAGCAAGAAATTTATCGCTCACTTTTCACCTCTATATAAGGAGGGGCTGGAGATAACTTTGCCACATTTATTCATTTCGCAATTTTTCGTTGAAGCAGCAGTCCGAGGAGAGATTCTTCTATTGTCTGTAGGTGCGTCcaaattcctttatttttatacGTAGATTCTTTGTTACCGAAGGCATGGCTGCCTTTAGGGCTCACCATAAGCCTCCATGGGTAGATTTGCTAAGTTAGTAGATACTCTCAAAGGCATGGATGCCTTTAAGGCTTAATATAGGATTCCTAAAGGTGTTGAACTCCAACACTGTGAATTAGGCGAATGGTTGGTCATGAACAGGCCTTCTGGCTCGGTAGTAATTCCGATGATCGCCTTCATAAAAGTCGGGATGGAAATTCCCATGGGTAGGTTTACCAGGGACTTCCTTATGAACTATAGGTTGACTCCCACCTAATGTACCCCCAACGTCTTTAGAGTCCTTGGTAGCGTAGACATGATAAACCGTAAGATGGGGACCAATCTCACATGGCATGGCGTGAATTGGGTATGTAACtgttaaaaagggaaaaaaagggaaagagacCAACTACTACATCAAATGTAAAGTCCCAGCTGTTAGGTTAATTTCGTGTATGTCGAAATCAAATAAGGGTATGGACGAGGATTTCCTCATCGTCTCGGGAGACTGGCATGATGGGGAACCAACTATGGTTCCCACAGACATTAGATGCACCTAggattttcttatttatataaaGGAAAAACTTTCACAAGATTCTTCCTAATATATTGTGTGTGTTGCATGTTTACTCGCAAACGAATATCACACCGTCTCGAACAAGAGCCTCGTAAATTTTCCTGAGCTAAACCGAATCCTCAGGTCAGAAATTTTTCTTCACAAGGACAGCTAGCTTCGAGTGGTGCATGTGATCCTTGGATTCAAGCCTATCTTCAAGCATTTCCAAAGCCCCAAATACGTAATCAAAGCTAAGGACCCAAGGCTAGCTTCAGTTCACATAGCAATTCTTGGTTTCCTAACAACAAAGCCTCCTCCACCCAGAACTTAAGACGCTCAACTCCCAACCTCACTCATAACCAAACTCCTTTACTCCCAAGAGCAGCCTATTCCTTCAGATGACGAAATCAGGGAGCATACCTTAGAGCCCACCCAGGAAGTCACAGATAAATACTTCAAGGTCTGTTACCAACAAGAGGATTTCAAAGATCTTCTCGGCCCTTTCCTTCACCGTCCACTACCTGCCCAGACTAACACCAACCAAGAAGCAACCAACACCCCTAAAGGAATGGTGCTAGAAGAGAAGACCCTTGACCTACTAGCTTTGCTCACTACCCATGCTAGGGGTGCCTCCCCAGCAGTTCCTGTGGTCCCCAGACCACCAACTCCTACCCCTATGCGGGCATCCTTCGGAGACGCCACAgataaaaagaggaaaagagtaCAAGGGGTAAAGGATCTGAGGATGCTGAAGAGAGAGAGGTTACACGCTCTTCCCAATAGCCCCTTGCCAAGGAAGCCCGAACTACTAGGGCTCAGCAAAAGAAGAGTGCTCCCTCTAAGGCCTCTAAAGGAACTGAAGGGGAACAGCAGCCAAAGGCCTCTGCCTGGAGGCCTTCTTTTATGCTAAGTTCAAGGAGCCCTATCATGGATGATGCCAACCTTAAGGATACCCAAAAGGGTAGGTCAGGCGTCTTAGCTGAATGTCTAGAAAAGGCTTTCCTTTTACGTGAGGACATGTAGGAGCTCTAGTCCTTCCGGAAGCACAAGGTCTTCCTGTCACTAAAGAGAGACCTTGCCAAGGTATACAATCACCttcttcttttaataaattaatatgaaaCATGTACAAATCCTGACTTATAATAATTTTGCAGTCTGTGCAAGCAGCCTTTGTGGCTAAGGAATGGGTGGACCACGCTTTAGGTCAGGCTCGTAAGGCTGAAGGCAAGCTAGAAATAGTTGAGAGGGCTCATGCAGAGGCTAATAAGAAGCTCAAAGAAACCCTCTCCCAACTGACCGAGGTAGGAAGTTTCGAAAGAACGCTGAAGCTACCTTGGTCGGCCACGAAAAACAAGTTGTAGAGTCCTAGGAGGCACAAAAGAAGGCTAAAAACTAGCTGGCCTTGATCATGGTGAAGGTTAAACAACAGTAAAAACAGCAGGAGGCAAAGGATGCCGAGAAGGCTAAGTCCAAGCAGGTAGCCTATGACGCGGGCATGACTAAAATTGCCCAAAGTCTGATTTCCCAACTCAGGGACGTCGCTCGGGCCTTTTGCCTTGAGGTATGGGGTTAGGCCTTCACTGCAACTGGGGTCAGTACTGAATCAGAGCTTAGGGCTCCTGATAAAGTATATTACCCTCCAGCCTTGCGCTTGGCCCCCAGTCGCTCTTAGCCTTCAGTTGATCCTGGCTTTGCCCTTGCTTCTGGCTTGGTCTAGCTTGCCATTACTCCAGCTACTACACCTGCTACAGAGAAAGGGCAAGAGCAACCACCTCTAATAGCTGTTATGGACGTAGAGACAGATGAAGCAACTGAAGTGGGTTAgctgaagagaaagaaaaaggagaaggagaaagaaaaagaggaagggAAGGAGAAAAAAACAACAGCATAACTTAGTCCTAGGTTAAAAGacaattagtcaattttttaaTTGGGCTTAAGTTTAATTGATGCCTCTATTTCCTTCTATTGTAATCCAACTCCTAAACTTCAATGAAAACAGTCAacctttattttataattttttagctgTTTAAGTTTAACTTGTTTATCTGTATCTCTTTCTATTTCCCTTTTTTCATATTATCTATAACATACTAACCTTTAACGAACTTAATTAATTACCCTCACTATCCTATTCATTCTGACATGAACTTTAAGAAAGTTATTGGACTGGCACTTAGGGTAATTGGTAACTATATTTTGGAACTTAGTAAAAATTTCAAGCAACACTTACCTTACTTTGGATTTAGAATGCTAAAAGACCAATCTGCCTTATACCTGTAGCCCGAGGAAGCAAGCAAGATTTATAACTTTATTCAATACTTAGAAAATTCCACATAAGTGTTAACTTGTCCAAGGTTTGTGACCCGAGTTGCCAAACCAAACCAAGATTTCGGAAAGCACTTGGAAACTTCTTACACATAGGTTAAATTACCCAAGGTTTGTGACCCAAGGAGTCGAACAAgaccgaggttctgtttaacacttaaaaaattttcacataaaggttaatttacccaaggtttGTGACCTGAGGAGTACAACAAGACCGaagttctatttaacacttagaaacttttcacataaatgcTAATTTACCCAAGGTTTATGACTCGAGGAGTCGAACAAGgccgaggttctgtttaacacttagaaacttGTCGCATAAAGTGATTACGATACCAATTGCAAACATAGTAAAGCACAAATGAGCCAGacatgaataaaaaa
The sequence above is drawn from the Quercus robur chromosome 7, dhQueRobu3.1, whole genome shotgun sequence genome and encodes:
- the LOC126691260 gene encoding uncharacterized protein LOC126691260, whose amino-acid sequence is MRNVVLKKEMKFPNAKVFRAALREYTIKKPIDIKFKFNERTKISVHCKNGYGWRCYASQISGELTFQIKTLIDDCTCPKSFKNSQATSAYVAKRFIEDFSKNPNWEVSGVHNHVMQNLSVDLSINQVYRLKRKAKNLINGDEQLQYGVLRDYAQMITTVDKGSRVILQIEMADETSQPKFKKMYVRFNAQKVGFLGGCKPFIGLDGCHIKHRFGGQILSATANDANDNIFPIAMVVVEQKTRESWIWFLEIFADDIGRPEEFQLVFISDRQKGLILTIETLFPTVEHRYCVKHIYNNFKIDHKRLELKDALWRCAAATTVREFERCMQYIRDFDEKAYEYLANIAPAQWTRSHFTPRALTDCLVNNLSGSFNAMILKSRDKPIFAMLEWIRVRLMTRFYTKRKGIQKYAGKLYPSIQDRLEKLKVESQSFSATPAGSFLYEARGGVPAPRSAPQPAPQPSYQQPTQTYNIMSATQPSSSQQGNQPRPSHRRAGWFSSSQLEFHTPRETWDTLPSSSQPSHANRSTGGERTRGQLAAQRPPKMNSVGGKRKE
- the LOC126690890 gene encoding ethylene-responsive transcription factor ERN1-like, with product MEIQFQQQRTTQHKKAGIPISKDSKFKVRNRSTSNTNKFVGVRQRPSGRWVAEIKDTTQKIRMWLGTFETAEEAARAYDEAACLLRGSNTRTNFITHVSLDSPLACRIRNLLKNKKGAIEQQVNVDASSTSSTPTVTPTISTSTSTCSSSTTSTSNCVNSLSNQDFRLFDDAYKPDLSNCREEFELGSSQSDPSCGFGLGFDRFLFTQEALDLPKNLTLPDTDTAELEISEFERMKVERQISASLYAMNGVHEYMEAVHDSAEELWDLPPSCSLFS